The DNA region CCCGAAGATCACCGTCGAGGACGCGCACATCGACTGGTCGGCGCCCGCGCTCCGGGTGGACCGCGTGGTCCGCGGCTGCACGCCCGCGCCCGGCGCGTGGACCGTGTTCCGTGGCGAGCGTCTGAAGCTGATCCAGGCCACGCCCGTCCCGGACCGCACCGACCTTGCGCCCGGTGAGATCGCGGCGGGCAAGAAGAACCTGTACGTCGGCACCGGCTCGTACGCCGTGGAGCTGCTGTGGGTGCAGGCGCAGGGCAAGAAGCCGATGGCCGCGGCCGACTGGGCGCGCGGGGTGCGGATCGCTTCCGGGGAGCGACTCGGCGTCTGACGCGGGTTGCGGGGGCCCGGGGGCGCCGTCCGGGAGGCATGCGCTGTCCCGTGAGGTATGCGGTCCCGCGCGGGATGCGCCGGGGACGCCGCCTGCGAGGGGTGCGCGCGAGGGCGCGAGTGGGAGGCCGGGCGTGGGCGACGTACGCTGACATGGTTCGCCCCATCACCAGCAGCGGAGCACCTTTGAACGACCAGCCGAACCGGCGTCCCCGCACCCAGGGCAAGTCCTCCGGCCAGGGCAGGCCCGCCTCCCAGGGCCGGCCCGGGAACCCCGGCAAGTCCTCCAAGCCGTACCGCCGGCCGCAGAAGGACCCCGTCCGCGTCCTCGCCTTCGAGGCGCTGCGGGCCGTCGACGAGCGGGACGCGTACGCGAACCTCGTGCTGCCGCCGCTGCTGCGCAAGGCCCGTGAGCAGGAGGGTCCCGAGAAGTTCGACGCGCGGGACGCGGCACTCGCCACGGAGCTGGTGTACGGGACGCTGCGCCGCCAGGGTACGTACGACGCGATCGTCGCGGCCTGCATCGACCGGCCGCTCCGCGAAGTGGACCCGCCCGTCCTCGACGTCCTGAACCTGGGCGTCCACCAACTGCTCGGCACCCGCATCCCGTCGCACGCGGCCGTGTCCGCTTCGGTGGAGCTGGCGCGGGTCGTGCTCGGCGACGGGCGGGCCAAGTTCGTGAACGCGGTGCTGCGGAAGGTGGCGCGGGACGACCTCGACGGCTGGCTGGAGAAGGTCGCCCCGCCCTACGACGAGGACCCCGAGGACCACCTCGCCGTCGTGCACTCGCACCCGCGGTGGATCGTCTCCTCGCTGTGGGACTCCCTCGGGGGCGGCCGGGCCGGGATCGAGGACCTGCTGGAGGCCGACAACGAGCGGCCCGAGGTGACCCTCGTGGCGCGGCCCGGACGGTCCACGGCCGCCGAACTCCTCGACTCGCTCGACGCGGACTCGGCGCTTCTGGGCCGCTGGTCGCCGTACGCCGTGCGGCTCAGCGAGGGCGGCGAGCCCGGCTCCCTCGAGCTGGTGCGCGAGGGGCGGGCCGGGGTCCAGGACGAGGGCAGCCAGCTGGTCGCGCTCGCACTCGCGAACGCCCCCGTCGAGGGGTCGGACAGCAAGTGGCTCGACGGCTGCGCGGGTCCCGGCGGCAAGGCCGCCATGCTCGCGGGCCTCGCCGCCGAGCGCGGGGCCGTGCTCCTCGCCGCCGAGAAGCAGCCGCACCGGGCCCGCCTCGTGGGCCAGGCCCTGGCCGGGAATCCCGGCCCCTACCAGGTCGTCGCCGCCGACGGGACCCGGCCGCCGTGGCGCCCCGGCAGCTTCGACCGGGTCCTGATGGACGTTCCCTGCACGGGACTCGGGGCCCTGCGGCGTCGGCCCGAGGCGCGCTGGCGGCGTCGCCCCGAGGACCTGGACGGGTTTGCTCCGTTGCAACGCGCCCTGTTGCGCACGGCGTTGGAGTCGGTGCGGGTCGGCGGCGTCGTCGGGTACGCCACGTGCTCGCCGCATCTCGCCGAGACCCGTGCCGTCGTCGACGACGTGCTCAAGCAGTGGGGTGACGCGGAACTGGTGGACGCCCGGGACCTGATGCCCGGCGTCCCCGCGCTCGGGGACGGCCCCGACGTCCAGCTGTGGCCGCACCTGCACGGGACGGACGCGATGTATCTGGCGGTCATCCGGCGCACGGGGTGAGCCGCGGCAAGGGCCGGGGCGGGTTCAGGTCGGGCCGGGGGCGGAAGGTTCCCCGGCCGGCTGCGGGGCGGCCTGGTCGGCCCCGCCGGTCCGTGAGGTCCGTGCCGCGGCCCCGATGCCCGCGATGAGCACGTCCAGGCCGCCCTTGATGCGGTCCACGTCCCAGCCGCGTTCCGTGCGCTGGAAGTCGAACAGGCCCGGCGTGTACGCCATCAGGAGCAGGTCCGCCACATAGGCGGCGTCCACGCCGGGGGCGAGCTCCGCGACCATGGCGGCGATCTGCTCGTGGTGTCGCCGGAAGGGCGCGCTGTGATAGCGCCCCGCCGGTGCGCTCGCCTCGGCCAGCAGCAGCAACTCCCGGTTTTCGTCGACGAGTTCGGCCAGTCCGTGCAAGAAGGCGCGCAGCCGGTCGGGCGGCGGGGGAGCGCCGGTCTCGCAGTGGCGCGCGAACGCCTCCTGGAAGCGGGTCTCGTTGTCCTCGATCAGGGCGTAGACGAGCCCTGCCCGGTTGTGGAAGCGCCGGTAGACCGTGCCGACCCCGACCCCGGCCTCCTTGGCCACCGCGTCCAGGGACAGCTCGGCGAAGCCGTCCGTCGCGAGCAGGCGCCGGGCGGCGTCCAGGATGCGGAGGCGGTTGCGGGCGGCGTCGGCGCGCTCGGTGGGGGCGCGCCCTGCGGGGGCGGTCATGCGGAGCAGCGTAGCGGACGTAGCGGAGGTGTCTCCGGTTATCCCTTGAAAACCGGAGGGAGCTCCGCTTAGAGTGGCGTCACGCCAAGCGGAGGACTCTCCGGTTGGCGGCCGGAGACTCAAGTCCCTTTGCTCATAAGGAGATCCACGTCATGGCTGCCGCCTCCACCCCGTCCGCTCCCCTCCTCAACGGCCAGGTGATCGGCATCACGTACCACGCGGTCGCCGCCGTACGGGATCGGCTTCTCGCCGCCCGGGGGCTGAACTTCCACCAGTCCGTGGCGCTCCAGGCCGTGTCCGACGGACTCGACCGCGCCGGTGCCGTCGACTACATGACCGCGAAGCTCAAGATCAGTGAGCCGGCGGCGCGCCTGCTGCTCGACGAGATCGCCGACGCCGGGATGGTCGACGGCTCCCTGCCCTCCCTCACCGACAAGGGCGCCCGCGCCCAGCGGGCGTTCGCGAACGCCGTGGCCGAGACGGCCGAGCGGCTGTACGGGGACCTGCCGGAGGCCGACCGCGAGATCGCCGCCCGCGCGCTCGCCCACGTCACCGCCAGGGCGAACGCCGAGCTCGACACCCTGTAGCGACCGGTCGGCCGACGCGGGCAAAAACTTCGGCGGTGATGTCGAGAATCCGTGACCGGCTCCGTCCCCGGGGTGAACGTGACCAGAATGGGTCGCACAGCACCGAGGAGAACGCCATGGCGAAGTACCTGTTGCTCAAGCACTACCGGGGCGCCCCGGAGTCCGTGAACCACGTGCCGATGGAGAAGTGGACGCAGGAGGAGATCACGGCCCATGTCCAGTACATGAACGACTTCGCCGCCCGCCTCGAGGAGACCGGCGAGTACGTCGACAGCCAGGCGCTCGCCCCCGGCGGCACGTTCGTCCGGTATGACGGCGAGGGCCGCCCGCCCGTCACCGACGGCCCGTTCGCCGAGACCAAGGACCTCATCGCCGGTTGGATGGTGATCGACGTCGACAGCTACGAGCGCGCCCTCGCACTGGCCGGAGAGTTGTCGGCGGCACCGGGCGCGGGCGGGCGGCCGATCCACGAGTGGCTGGAGCTGCGGCCGTTCCTGGGCGAGTCACCCACCGTCACGGAGTGACCCCGTCCATGAACGAGGCCCTGCTCAGGAGCCTCACGCCGAGCGTCCTCGGAATCCTCGTCCGCCGCGGAGCAGACTTCGCGGCGGCCGAGGACGCCGTACAGGACGCCCTGGTCGAGGCGGTCCGCGTATGGCCGGACGACGAGCCCCGGGACCCGAAGGGCTGGCTGGTCACCGTGGCCTGGCGCAAGTTCCTCGACGCGACCCGGTCCGAGGCCGCCCGCCGCCGCCGTGAGGACCTCGTCGACGAGGAGCCCCCGCCCGGACCGGCGACCTCGGTGGACGACACGCTCCAGCTCTACTTCCTGTGCGCCCACCCGTCGCTGACACCGTCCTCCGCCGTCGCGCTCACCCTGCGCGCCGTCGGCGGCCTCACCACCCGCCAGATCGCCCAGGCCTATCTGGTGCCCGAGGCGACCATGGCGCAGCGAATCAGCCGGGCCAAGCGCACCGTCTCCGGCGCTCGCCTCGACCGGGCCGGGGACGTCGCCACCGTGCTGCGCGTCCTCTACCTGGTCTTCAACGAGGGCTACTCCGGCGACGTCGACCTCGCCGCCGAGGCCATCCGGCTCACCCGGCAGCTCGCCGCCGCCATCGACCACCCCGAGGTCGCCGGGCTGCTCGCCCTCATGCTGCTCCACCACGCCCGGCGCGCCTCCCGGACCACACCCGACGGGGTCCTGGTGCCGCTCGCCGAGCAGGACCGCTCCCGCTGGCACACCGCGTCGATCGCCGAGGGCATCGGGATTCTCCAGGCGGCCCTCGCCCGCGACCGCCTCGGCGAGTTCCAGGCCCAGGCGGCCATCGCCGCCCTCCACGCCGACGCGCCCACCGCGGCGGAGACCGACTGGGTGCAGATCGTCGAGTGGTACGACGAACTCGCCCGCCTGACCGACAGCCCCGTCGTCCGGCTCAACCGCGCGGTGGCCGTCGGCGAGGCCGACGGGCCGCGCGCCGGACTCACGGCGCTGAAGGACCTCGACGCCACCGTCCCGCGCCACGCCGCCGTGGCCGCGTACCTCCACGAGCGCGACGGCGATCTGACGACGGCGGCACGGCTGTACGCCGAGGCCGCCCACCAGGCGTCCAACCTCGCCGAGCGCGACCACCTGACGCGCCGGGCCGCCCGCCTCAACGCCCGCCGGTGACACCTCCGGTGACGCCGCAGGACCGGCCGAACCTCACCGGCGGGCCTCCTCGCGCGCCAGCGCGTGGGGCCACCACACCTTCGGGCCCACGTCCAGGAACAGGGCGGTGACCAGGACCGAGCGGACGATGAAGGTGTCCAGGAGGACGCCCAGCGCGACCGCGAAGCCGATCTCGACGAACGCCACCATCGGGATCGTGGCGAGGGCGGCGAAGGTGCCCGCGAGGACCAGGCCCGCCGAGGTGATGACCGCCCCGGTCGCGGAGAGGCCGGTCAGCACACCGGGACGGGTGCCCTGGCGGGCCGCCTCCTCGCGGATGCGGGTCGACAGGAAGATGTTGTAGTCGATGCCGAGCGCCACCAGGAAGACGAAGACGAACAGCGGGAAGTCCGTGGTCTCCCCGGGGAAGTCGAAGATGTGGCGGAAGACGAGCGCGCTGATGCCGAGGGCCGCCGCGAACGACAGGATCACCGTCGCGATGAGCAGCAGCGGGGCGACGACGGCGCGCAGCAGGACGGCGAGGATGAGCAGCACCACCAGCAGGACGAGCGGAATGACCAGCTTGTCGTCGCGGATGGTCGCCTTGTCCATGTCGAGCAGCGTGGCCGTGCCGCCGCCGACGTGCGCGTCCGCGTCCGGCACGGCGTGCACCGCGTCCCGGACCCGCTCCACGGTGTCCTTGGCCGCCTTGCCGTCGGCCGGATCGGTGAGGGTCGCCTCGACGAGCACCTTGCCGTCGTGCTCGGCCTTCGTGCCCGGGGGCACCGAGACGCTTCCCTTCTGCACACCGCGGGTGTTGTCGACGGCGCGGCTGACCTCGTCGGCCTGCGCCTTGTTCGCGATGACGACCATCGGATCGCCGCTGCCCGCGGGGAAGAAGTCGGCCTTCACGTCCTGGCCCGTGACCGAGTCCGGCTTGTCGATGAAGGAGTCCTCGTTGCTGACCCCGGCCGCGCGCAGCTGGAGCAGGCCGAGGGCGAGCGCCGCGAGCGCCAGCGAGGTGACGATCCAGGTCTTGCGGGGACGGTCGGCGATCCGGCGCCCCATGCGGGCCCACACGCCCTTCTCGGCCGGGTCGGCGCTGCCCTCGTGCGGGACCAGCGGCCAGAACAGCCAGCGGCCGCAGATCACGAGCAGCGCGGGGAACAGCGACAGCATCGCGAGCACCGCGACCGCGACGCCGATCGCCGCGACGGGGCCGAGCCCGCGGGTGGAGTTCATCTCGGCGGCGAGCAGCACCAGCATGCTCAGGACGACGGTCGCGCCGGACGCGAGCACGGCGGGGCCCGCCCGGTGCAGGGCGAGGGCCATCGCCTCGTGCCGGTCCGCGTGGCGGCGCAGCTCCTCCCGGTACCGGGCGACGAGCAGCAGCGCGTAGTCCGTCCCCGCGCCGAAGACGAGGACGGTGAGGATGCCCGCGCTCTGGCCGTTGACGGTCAGGTCCGCGTGCTCGGCGAGCAGATAGATCAGCGCCTGCGCCGCGTACAGCGACACGAGGGCCGAGATCAGCGGGACGAAGAGCAGGATCGGGCTGCGGTAGGTGATCAGGAGAGCCACCACGACGACCGCGCCCGCCGTCAGCAGCAGCGTCGAGTCGATCTCCGCGAAGGCCTCGGACAGGTCGGCGGAGACGCCTGCGGGCCCGGTGACGTACACCTCCAGGCCGTCCTCGCCCTCGCCCACCTTGTCCTTGACGTCGTCGACGGCCTCCGGCAGGTCGTTCCAGAGGTCGTTGTCCATCGTCAGCGGTACGTAGACCTGCGCCGCCTGCGCCTTGGCGCCCGGCTTGTCGAAGGCCGGGCCGCGGGTCTCGTCGCCGCGGATGAAGTGCGAGCGCAGCTGCTTGACCTCGCTCACGCCGTCCGCGATCCGCGCCCGGTCCCGCACCGTCAGCGGGCCGTCCTCGCGGGCGAACAGGATCACCATCGGCATGGTCTCGGGACGGAAGCCCTCGGAGGTGTCAAGGACCCGGGTGGACTCCGCGGACCGGGGCACCCAGGACGACGCCGTGTTGTCCTGCTGGTCGGCGAGCTTCGAGGCAAGCGGCGCCGCGAGCACCAGGACGACCAGCCAGAACACCAGGACCAGCCACTTGGCGCGTGGCCCGCAGACCAGCCAGGCCACTCCCCGTCGCTCCTGGCGCTCGTTGTCGGACCGCGTCCCGGACCGAGACATGGGCATGGTTGTCCCCCTGCTGTCCCACGCGCTGGCGGTGGACGGACAGCATGGCACGCGGCGCACGGGCCGGGGGAGGTCGCTTTCACCCCCGGCGTGCGCCCCTCGGTGGCCTTGGCGGGACCGGCACAGGCAACCGCCGCCGGGCATGGCAGTCTTGGGGCATGGCCGTGCAGATCAACCCCAGCATCCTCTCCGCCGACTTCGCCCGCCTCGCCGAGGAGGCGCGCGCCGTTCAGGGCGCAGATTGGCTCCATGTCGACGTCATGGACAACCACTTCGTACCGAACCTGACCCTGGGGGTGCCGGTCGTAGAGTCTTTGGCGCGGGCGACGGACACGCCTTTGGACTGCCATCTGATGATGGCGGACCCCGATCGCTGGGCCCCTCAGTACGTCGAAGCGGGCGCGGGATCCGTCACCTTCCACGCCGAGGCGGCCGCGGCGCCCGTGCGGCTCGCGCGCGAGATCCGCGCCAAGGGCGCCCGCGCGTCCATGGCGCTGAAGCCCGCGACGCCCATCGAACCGTACGAGGACCTGCTGCCGGAGCTGGACATGCTCCTGATCATGACCGTCGAGCCCGGCTTCGGCGGCCAGGCCTTCCTCGACATCATGCTCCCCAAGATCCGCCGCACCCGTGAGCTCATCAGCAAGCACGGACTCGAACTGTGGCTCCAGGTCGACGGCGGCGTCTCCACCGCCACCATCGAGCGCTGCGCCGAGGCCGGCGCCGACGTCTTCGTCGCCGGATCGGCGGTGTACGGGGCGGACGACCCGGCAGCGGCGGTACGTGCACTGCGCACCCAGGCCGAGGAGGCCACCGGGGCCGCCGGGTGGGCCTGCGCCCACTGAGGCGTGGACCGGGGTATGACGGGGCCGCCGCTTGGCCAACGGCTTGGCCACGGGAACGTGAACGCGGCCCATCAGGGCTGATCAAGTACGCCGGATCTGCAAGGATGAAGAGCGAATCCAGGTGTACGTATGTGGTGAACAGCAGTGAGGAGAGCACCGTGTCGGCCATGTCGGCGGGTCGGTCAGCCATGCGGATGGGACCCGCGGAGCTGGTGCAGGCGGCGGCCATGGCCCGCCGTTTCTATCTCGAGGGCAAGTCCAAGATCCAGATCGCCGAGGAGTTCGGCGTCAGCCGCTTCAAGGTGGCGCGGGTCCTGGAGACCGCTCTCGAACGTGATCTCGTACGGATCGAGATCCGCGTGCCCGCGGAGCTGGAC from Streptomyces flavofungini includes:
- a CDS encoding TetR/AcrR family transcriptional regulator, which produces MTAPAGRAPTERADAARNRLRILDAARRLLATDGFAELSLDAVAKEAGVGVGTVYRRFHNRAGLVYALIEDNETRFQEAFARHCETGAPPPPDRLRAFLHGLAELVDENRELLLLAEASAPAGRYHSAPFRRHHEQIAAMVAELAPGVDAAYVADLLLMAYTPGLFDFQRTERGWDVDRIKGGLDVLIAGIGAAARTSRTGGADQAAPQPAGEPSAPGPT
- a CDS encoding YciI family protein, yielding MAKYLLLKHYRGAPESVNHVPMEKWTQEEITAHVQYMNDFAARLEETGEYVDSQALAPGGTFVRYDGEGRPPVTDGPFAETKDLIAGWMVIDVDSYERALALAGELSAAPGAGGRPIHEWLELRPFLGESPTVTE
- a CDS encoding RsmB/NOP family class I SAM-dependent RNA methyltransferase, with translation MNDQPNRRPRTQGKSSGQGRPASQGRPGNPGKSSKPYRRPQKDPVRVLAFEALRAVDERDAYANLVLPPLLRKAREQEGPEKFDARDAALATELVYGTLRRQGTYDAIVAACIDRPLREVDPPVLDVLNLGVHQLLGTRIPSHAAVSASVELARVVLGDGRAKFVNAVLRKVARDDLDGWLEKVAPPYDEDPEDHLAVVHSHPRWIVSSLWDSLGGGRAGIEDLLEADNERPEVTLVARPGRSTAAELLDSLDADSALLGRWSPYAVRLSEGGEPGSLELVREGRAGVQDEGSQLVALALANAPVEGSDSKWLDGCAGPGGKAAMLAGLAAERGAVLLAAEKQPHRARLVGQALAGNPGPYQVVAADGTRPPWRPGSFDRVLMDVPCTGLGALRRRPEARWRRRPEDLDGFAPLQRALLRTALESVRVGGVVGYATCSPHLAETRAVVDDVLKQWGDAELVDARDLMPGVPALGDGPDVQLWPHLHGTDAMYLAVIRRTG
- the rpe gene encoding ribulose-phosphate 3-epimerase, with the translated sequence MAVQINPSILSADFARLAEEARAVQGADWLHVDVMDNHFVPNLTLGVPVVESLARATDTPLDCHLMMADPDRWAPQYVEAGAGSVTFHAEAAAAPVRLAREIRAKGARASMALKPATPIEPYEDLLPELDMLLIMTVEPGFGGQAFLDIMLPKIRRTRELISKHGLELWLQVDGGVSTATIERCAEAGADVFVAGSAVYGADDPAAAVRALRTQAEEATGAAGWACAH
- a CDS encoding RNA polymerase sigma factor, with the protein product MNEALLRSLTPSVLGILVRRGADFAAAEDAVQDALVEAVRVWPDDEPRDPKGWLVTVAWRKFLDATRSEAARRRREDLVDEEPPPGPATSVDDTLQLYFLCAHPSLTPSSAVALTLRAVGGLTTRQIAQAYLVPEATMAQRISRAKRTVSGARLDRAGDVATVLRVLYLVFNEGYSGDVDLAAEAIRLTRQLAAAIDHPEVAGLLALMLLHHARRASRTTPDGVLVPLAEQDRSRWHTASIAEGIGILQAALARDRLGEFQAQAAIAALHADAPTAAETDWVQIVEWYDELARLTDSPVVRLNRAVAVGEADGPRAGLTALKDLDATVPRHAAVAAYLHERDGDLTTAARLYAEAAHQASNLAERDHLTRRAARLNARR
- a CDS encoding MMPL family transporter — encoded protein: MPMSRSGTRSDNERQERRGVAWLVCGPRAKWLVLVFWLVVLVLAAPLASKLADQQDNTASSWVPRSAESTRVLDTSEGFRPETMPMVILFAREDGPLTVRDRARIADGVSEVKQLRSHFIRGDETRGPAFDKPGAKAQAAQVYVPLTMDNDLWNDLPEAVDDVKDKVGEGEDGLEVYVTGPAGVSADLSEAFAEIDSTLLLTAGAVVVVALLITYRSPILLFVPLISALVSLYAAQALIYLLAEHADLTVNGQSAGILTVLVFGAGTDYALLLVARYREELRRHADRHEAMALALHRAGPAVLASGATVVLSMLVLLAAEMNSTRGLGPVAAIGVAVAVLAMLSLFPALLVICGRWLFWPLVPHEGSADPAEKGVWARMGRRIADRPRKTWIVTSLALAALALGLLQLRAAGVSNEDSFIDKPDSVTGQDVKADFFPAGSGDPMVVIANKAQADEVSRAVDNTRGVQKGSVSVPPGTKAEHDGKVLVEATLTDPADGKAAKDTVERVRDAVHAVPDADAHVGGGTATLLDMDKATIRDDKLVIPLVLLVVLLILAVLLRAVVAPLLLIATVILSFAAALGISALVFRHIFDFPGETTDFPLFVFVFLVALGIDYNIFLSTRIREEAARQGTRPGVLTGLSATGAVITSAGLVLAGTFAALATIPMVAFVEIGFAVALGVLLDTFIVRSVLVTALFLDVGPKVWWPHALAREEARR